A window from Apium graveolens cultivar Ventura unplaced genomic scaffold, ASM990537v1 ctg4471, whole genome shotgun sequence encodes these proteins:
- the LOC141701932 gene encoding nucleosome assembly protein 1;2-like isoform X2, translating into MGNPNKDLDMSDLAASLPAAAAALSAEDRAGLVDALKNKLQNLAGEHSDVLESLSPVVRKRIEVLREIQSDHDELEAKFFEERALLEAKYQKLYQPLYTKRYEIVNGIVEAEGASEASAEQEEEKGVPDFWLTAMKTNEVLSEEITERDEEALKYLKDIKWYRIDNPKGFKLEFHFNTNPFFKNTLLTKTYHMIDEDEPILEKAIGTEIEWYPGKCLTQKILKKKPRKGSKNAKPITKTEDCESFFNFFSPPEVPEDDEDVDDEVAEELQNQMEQDYDIGSTIRDKIIPHAVSWFTGEAVQGDEFEDIDGDDDEDDEDEDEEEDEDEEDDDDDEEEEDERKNRKKKGVKAPGGEGQQGERPPECKQQ; encoded by the exons ATGGGTAACCCTAACAAAGATCTCGACATGTCTGATCTCGCCGCTTCTCTCCCTGCCGCCGCCGCCG CTTTAAGTGCTGAGGATCGTGCTGGTCTTGTTGATGCTCTCAAG AATAAGCTACAGAACTTGGCTGGCGAGCACTCTGATGTCTTGGAGTCATTGTCGCCTGTGGTGCGGAAGAGAATCGAGGTTCTGAGAGAGATTCAG AGCGATCATGATGAGCTGGAGGCTAAATTCTTTGAGGAGAGAGCTTTGCTTGAAGCTAAATACCAAAAATTGTACCAACCTTTATACACCAAG AGATATGAAATTGTAAATGGAATTGTGGAAGCTGAAGGAGCTAGTGAAGCTTCTGCGGAGCAAGAAGAAG AAAAAGGAGTGCCTGATTTCTGGCTTACTGCAATGAAAACCAATGAGGTTTTGTCAGAGGAG ATAACTGAACGTGATGAGGAGGCTCTCAAGTACTTGAAAGATATCAAGTGGTACAGAATTGATAATCCCAAAGGATTTAAGCTTGAGTTCCATTTTAATACAAACCCCTTTTTTAAGAATACATTGTTAACCAAAACATACCACATGATTGATGAGGATGAACCTATTCTGGAGAAGGCTATTGG GACGGAAATTGAATGGTATCCAGGCAAATGTCTGACACAGAAGATTTTAAAGAAAAAGCCTAGAAAGGGGTCAAAGAATGCAAAACCTATCACCAAGACTGAAGATTGTGAGAGCTTCTTCAATTTTTTTAGTCCGCCTGAGGTGCCTGAGGATGACGAAGATGTTGATGATGAAGTT GCAGAGGAGCTTCAAAATCAAATGGAACAGGACTATGATATTGG ATCAACCATTCGGGACAAGATTATCCCTCATGCTGTGTCATGGTTTACTGGGGAAGCTGTGCAGGGAGAtgagtttgaagatattgacggtgatgatgatgaagatgatgaggATGAGGACGAGGAGGAGGACGAAGATGAAGAGGATGATGAcgatgatgaagaggaagaggatgAAAGAAAAAACAGAAAGAAG AAGGGTGTGAAAGCACCAGGCGGGGAAGGTCAGCAGGGTGAGCGTCCCCCAGAATGCAAGCAGCAGTAA
- the LOC141701932 gene encoding nucleosome assembly protein 1;2-like isoform X1, translating to MGNPNKDLDMSDLAASLPAAAAALSAEDRAGLVDALKNKLQNLAGEHSDVLESLSPVVRKRIEVLREIQSDHDELEAKFFEERALLEAKYQKLYQPLYTKRYEIVNGIVEAEGASEASAEQEEEKGVPDFWLTAMKTNEVLSEEITERDEEALKYLKDIKWYRIDNPKGFKLEFHFNTNPFFKNTLLTKTYHMIDEDEPILEKAIGTEIEWYPGKCLTQKILKKKPRKGSKNAKPITKTEDCESFFNFFSPPEVPEDDEDVDDEVAEELQNQMEQDYDIGSTIRDKIIPHAVSWFTGEAVQGDEFEDIDGDDDEDDEDEDEEEDEDEEDDDDDEEEEDERKNRKKSSGSKKGVKAPGGEGQQGERPPECKQQ from the exons ATGGGTAACCCTAACAAAGATCTCGACATGTCTGATCTCGCCGCTTCTCTCCCTGCCGCCGCCGCCG CTTTAAGTGCTGAGGATCGTGCTGGTCTTGTTGATGCTCTCAAG AATAAGCTACAGAACTTGGCTGGCGAGCACTCTGATGTCTTGGAGTCATTGTCGCCTGTGGTGCGGAAGAGAATCGAGGTTCTGAGAGAGATTCAG AGCGATCATGATGAGCTGGAGGCTAAATTCTTTGAGGAGAGAGCTTTGCTTGAAGCTAAATACCAAAAATTGTACCAACCTTTATACACCAAG AGATATGAAATTGTAAATGGAATTGTGGAAGCTGAAGGAGCTAGTGAAGCTTCTGCGGAGCAAGAAGAAG AAAAAGGAGTGCCTGATTTCTGGCTTACTGCAATGAAAACCAATGAGGTTTTGTCAGAGGAG ATAACTGAACGTGATGAGGAGGCTCTCAAGTACTTGAAAGATATCAAGTGGTACAGAATTGATAATCCCAAAGGATTTAAGCTTGAGTTCCATTTTAATACAAACCCCTTTTTTAAGAATACATTGTTAACCAAAACATACCACATGATTGATGAGGATGAACCTATTCTGGAGAAGGCTATTGG GACGGAAATTGAATGGTATCCAGGCAAATGTCTGACACAGAAGATTTTAAAGAAAAAGCCTAGAAAGGGGTCAAAGAATGCAAAACCTATCACCAAGACTGAAGATTGTGAGAGCTTCTTCAATTTTTTTAGTCCGCCTGAGGTGCCTGAGGATGACGAAGATGTTGATGATGAAGTT GCAGAGGAGCTTCAAAATCAAATGGAACAGGACTATGATATTGG ATCAACCATTCGGGACAAGATTATCCCTCATGCTGTGTCATGGTTTACTGGGGAAGCTGTGCAGGGAGAtgagtttgaagatattgacggtgatgatgatgaagatgatgaggATGAGGACGAGGAGGAGGACGAAGATGAAGAGGATGATGAcgatgatgaagaggaagaggatgAAAGAAAAAACAGAAAGAAG TCATCTGGATCGAAG AAGGGTGTGAAAGCACCAGGCGGGGAAGGTCAGCAGGGTGAGCGTCCCCCAGAATGCAAGCAGCAGTAA
- the LOC141701937 gene encoding putative hydrolase C777.06c produces the protein MLLRIRPAAAAPSFRSISSDRFSFSIPSFKSLSSALVLFPSTSFFKTNPLHSTITNLSAVHKRYSTTESTTAQLGTDIPQDSEILFVGTGTSEGIPRVSCLTNPYKTCEVCSKAANPGDKNKRLNTSILIRYSRPSGYLNILIDAGKFFYHSALRWFPTIGVRKLDAVIITHSHADAIGGLDDLRDWTNNVQRNIPIYVANRDFEVMKKTHYYLVDTSVVTPGAAVSDLQFKIISEEPFVVHDIKFTPLPVWHGKDYRSLGFRFGNICYISDVSEIPEETYPLLKDCELLIMDALRPDRSSATHFGLPRALEEVRKIQPKRTLFTGMMHLMDHEKINEQLLKLKDSEGLDVQLSYDGLRVPVTL, from the exons ATGCTGCTGCGAATTCGGCCAGCAGCAGCAGCTCCATCTTTCCGGTCAATCTCCTCCGACCGTTTTTCATTTTCAATCCCATCATTCAAGTCGTTGTCCTCTGCCCTTGTCTTATTTCCATCGACCAGTTTCTTCAAAACTAATCCTCTTCACTCCACAAtcaccaatctctctg CTGTGCACAAGAGATACAGCACTACAGAATCTACAACAGCACAGCTCGGAACAGACATCCCACAAGATTCTGAAATCCTATTCGTAGGAACAGGAACTAGCGAAGGGATTCCACGTGTCAGCTGCCTCACCAATCCTTACAAAACATGTGAG GTGTGTTCGAAAGCTGCTAATCCTGGTGACAAGAATAAGAGGCTTAACACCAGCATTCTTATTCGTTATTCTAGACCCTCCGGATATCTTAATATTCTTATTGATGCTGGAAA GTTCTTCTACCATAGTGCTCTACGATGGTTTCCCACAATTGG GGTAAGAAAACTTGATGCGGTTATTATCACCCATTCTCATGCTGACGCAATTGGAG GTTTGGATGATCTTCGTGATTGGACAAACAATGTCCAGCGTAATATTCCTATTTATGTAGCGAATCGCGATTTTGAG GTAATGAAGAAGACTCACTATTATTTGGTTGATACAAGTGTTGTAACACCTGGAGCTGCAGTATCAGATTTACAATTTAAGATTATAAGTGAGGAGCCTTTTGTTGTACATGATATTAAG TTTACACCCCTACCAGTGTGGCATGGCAAAGATTACCGATCCTTGGGTTTCCGATTTGGAAATATTTGCTACATCAG TGATGTCAGTGAAATACCTGAAGAAACTTATCCACTTCTAAAGGACTGTGAACTCCTCATCATG GATGCATTGAGGCCAGATCGATCTTCTGCAACACATTTTGGACTTCCCAGG GCATTGGAAGAAGTCCGAAAAATTCAACCCAAGAGAACCCTTTTTACTG GTATGATGCATCTAATGGATCATGAGAAAATAAATGAACAACTTCTCAAATTGAAGGACAGTGAAGGCCTAGATGTGCAACTCAGCTACGACGGGCTTCGTGTACCGGTAACTCTATGA